A single region of the Sulfitobacter geojensis genome encodes:
- the boxC gene encoding 2,3-epoxybenzoyl-CoA dihydrolase: MTKVIDFQTDPSKYRHWKVEYDGPIAWLSMDVDEKGGLFDGYELKLNSYDLGVDIELADVVQRMRFEHPEVKVVVMRSAKDKVFCAGANIRMLGGAAHSHKVNFCKFTNETRNTYEAALADSGQNYICAIKGACAGGGYELALACNHLMLTDDSTSSVALPEVPLLAVLPGTGGLTRVTDKRKVRRDLADVFCSIEEGVKGKRARDWRLVDEVFPNSSFDEKVAERAQELAASSAKADVEKGIELTPISRSFSENGVNYSTVEVAFHRKEMRATITIKGPGAAAPADMNAFTAEGDASWMLRCARELDDAILDLRNNEKEMGLIEFQTQGDPELLVAHEALLLANKDHWLANEVLQYWKRLLKRIDMTSRSLVAIVEHGSCFAGPLAELLWAVDRSYMMLEEFDGDNRHLATVTMTDGNFGTYPMSNDLTRLETRFLGTPEQVEKLKSSIGEPLEADAADEMGLVTYAYDDIDWEDEVRLFMEERASFSPDAMTGMEANLRFAGPETMETRIFGRLTAWQNWIFQRPNAVGEEGALQRYGTGVRGKYNMERV; this comes from the coding sequence ATGACCAAGGTTATCGATTTTCAAACCGACCCATCGAAATACCGCCACTGGAAGGTCGAATACGATGGCCCGATTGCGTGGCTTTCGATGGATGTCGATGAAAAGGGCGGGTTGTTTGACGGGTATGAGCTGAAGCTTAACAGTTACGACCTTGGTGTTGATATTGAGCTGGCCGATGTGGTGCAGCGAATGCGGTTCGAACACCCTGAAGTGAAGGTCGTGGTCATGCGCTCGGCCAAGGATAAGGTCTTTTGCGCTGGTGCGAATATTCGCATGCTGGGTGGCGCTGCTCATAGCCACAAGGTCAACTTTTGTAAGTTCACGAACGAGACGCGCAACACCTACGAAGCGGCGTTGGCAGACAGCGGACAGAACTATATCTGCGCGATCAAGGGGGCCTGTGCAGGTGGCGGATACGAACTGGCACTGGCGTGCAACCACCTGATGCTGACGGATGATTCGACGTCATCTGTCGCGCTGCCGGAAGTGCCGCTGCTTGCCGTTTTGCCCGGCACCGGGGGGCTGACCCGCGTCACGGATAAACGCAAAGTGCGCCGCGATCTGGCAGATGTATTCTGCTCCATCGAAGAGGGCGTGAAGGGCAAGCGCGCGCGGGACTGGAGATTGGTCGATGAAGTCTTCCCGAATTCTTCGTTTGACGAGAAAGTTGCGGAGCGGGCGCAGGAACTGGCGGCAAGCTCTGCCAAGGCTGATGTTGAGAAAGGCATCGAACTGACGCCTATCAGCCGCAGTTTTTCCGAGAATGGCGTGAACTACTCCACGGTAGAAGTCGCATTCCACCGTAAGGAAATGCGCGCAACCATCACGATCAAAGGGCCGGGCGCGGCTGCCCCCGCAGACATGAATGCTTTTACGGCAGAAGGTGACGCAAGCTGGATGCTGCGCTGTGCGCGAGAACTGGACGATGCGATCCTGGACCTGCGCAACAACGAAAAAGAGATGGGGCTGATCGAATTCCAGACGCAAGGTGATCCTGAATTACTGGTCGCGCATGAGGCACTGTTGCTTGCCAACAAAGACCACTGGCTGGCCAATGAAGTGCTGCAATACTGGAAGCGCCTGCTGAAACGCATTGATATGACCTCGCGCTCGCTGGTTGCGATTGTTGAGCACGGCTCATGCTTTGCCGGACCACTGGCCGAACTGCTTTGGGCGGTCGACCGCAGCTACATGATGCTTGAGGAGTTTGACGGCGATAATCGTCATCTGGCGACCGTGACGATGACCGACGGCAACTTCGGCACCTATCCCATGAGCAATGACCTCACCCGTCTGGAAACCCGTTTCCTAGGCACGCCAGAGCAGGTGGAAAAGCTGAAATCCTCCATCGGTGAGCCGCTCGAAGCCGATGCCGCTGACGAGATGGGTCTGGTCACTTACGCCTACGATGACATCGATTGGGAAGATGAGGTGCGTCTGTTCATGGAGGAACGCGCAAGCTTTAGCCCTGATGCGATGACCGGGATGGAAGCCAACCTGCGCTTTGCCGGACCAGAAACGATGGAGACCCGCATTTTTGGGCGCCTGACCGCATGGCAAAACTGGATTTTCCAGCGTCCCAACGCGGTTGGCGAAGAAGGTGCGCTGCAACGCTACGGCACAGGCGTACGCGGCAAGTACAACATGGAACGTGTATAA
- the boxB gene encoding benzoyl-CoA 2,3-epoxidase subunit BoxB: MLDLINVSYDTQIPNNVGLSEDKKVLKALEKWHPGYINWWNDLIPQNFQESMVYLRTAVSVDPKGWAKFDYVKMPEYRWGVLLAPAVEDRKIPMGEHLGEPAWQEVPGEYRNMLKRLIVIQGDTEPGSVEQQRFLGLTAPSLYDMRNLFQVNVEEGRHLWAMVYLLQKYFGRDGREEANDLLVRSSGDEDAPRMLGAFNEETPDWLSFFMFTYFTDRDGKMQLESLAQSGFDPLSRTCRFMLTEEAHHMFVGETGVGRTIQATLEAMNKHGITDPYDINKIRDLGVIDLPTIQKKLNLHYTLSLDLFGQEVSTNAANAFNYGIKGRYMEQRIDDDHQLKDDTYAVTSIKDGKILTEDVPALTAINMRLRDDYVRDAAGGVGRWNKQIAKSGIEFQLKLPHEGFHRQIGVFSTVAVNPDGDVISADEWHQQRDNWLPTKADGDYIQSLMVPCYEPGKYASWIAAPKVGIDNKPGDYEYVKLHMA, translated from the coding sequence ATGCTTGATCTGATCAACGTAAGCTACGACACGCAAATCCCGAATAACGTGGGCTTGTCCGAAGACAAGAAGGTGTTGAAAGCGCTGGAAAAATGGCACCCCGGTTACATCAACTGGTGGAATGACCTGATCCCGCAGAACTTTCAGGAATCCATGGTCTATCTGCGCACCGCTGTCAGCGTAGATCCCAAAGGCTGGGCGAAATTCGATTATGTGAAAATGCCCGAATACCGTTGGGGTGTTCTGCTGGCCCCTGCTGTCGAAGACCGCAAAATTCCGATGGGCGAACACTTGGGCGAACCTGCGTGGCAGGAAGTGCCGGGCGAATACCGCAACATGCTCAAGCGTTTGATCGTTATTCAGGGCGACACAGAGCCAGGGTCGGTCGAGCAGCAGCGGTTCCTTGGCCTCACCGCGCCGTCACTCTACGACATGCGTAACCTGTTTCAGGTAAACGTCGAAGAAGGTCGCCACCTTTGGGCGATGGTTTATCTGCTGCAAAAATACTTTGGCCGCGATGGCCGTGAAGAAGCGAACGACCTGCTGGTCCGCTCCTCAGGCGACGAAGATGCGCCGCGCATGTTGGGTGCCTTTAATGAGGAAACGCCGGATTGGCTGTCGTTCTTCATGTTCACCTATTTCACCGACCGCGATGGAAAGATGCAGCTGGAAAGCCTGGCACAATCCGGCTTTGACCCGCTGTCGCGCACATGCCGTTTCATGCTGACCGAAGAAGCGCACCACATGTTTGTGGGCGAAACCGGTGTGGGCCGCACCATTCAGGCCACGCTTGAGGCAATGAACAAGCACGGCATCACAGACCCCTACGACATTAACAAGATCCGTGATCTTGGTGTCATCGACCTGCCGACGATCCAGAAAAAGCTGAACCTGCACTACACGCTGTCGCTTGATCTGTTCGGGCAGGAAGTATCGACCAATGCTGCCAATGCTTTCAACTACGGAATCAAGGGCCGCTATATGGAGCAGCGGATTGACGACGATCATCAGCTTAAGGATGACACCTATGCCGTCACCTCGATCAAGGATGGTAAGATCCTGACCGAAGATGTACCGGCGCTGACGGCGATTAACATGCGTCTGCGCGATGACTATGTGCGCGATGCGGCTGGTGGTGTGGGCCGCTGGAACAAGCAGATCGCCAAGTCCGGTATCGAATTCCAACTGAAACTGCCGCACGAAGGGTTCCACCGCCAGATCGGTGTGTTTTCAACCGTGGCGGTGAACCCCGATGGTGATGTGATTTCGGCGGATGAATGGCACCAGCAGCGCGACAACTGGCTGCCGACCAAAGCAGACGGCGATTACATCCAGTCGTTGATGGTACCGTGCTACGAACCGGGCAAATATGCCTCGTGGATTGCAGCGCCCAAGGTGGGCATCGACAATAAGCCGGGCGATTATGAGTATGTGAAATTGCATATGGCGTAA
- the boxA gene encoding benzoyl-CoA 2,3-epoxidase subunit BoxA, translating into MNKPVKQHLIDPEICIRCYTCEMTCPIGAIEHDDNNVVVNADICNFCMDCIPVCPTGSIDEWRVVAEPYTLEQQYEMEELPEQEDIEVAPENDVADPIAALLDEAHKGAGGKARAPASAGKPAINMYNLGKPARMKVQGNYRLTDDPDHDVRHIILDPGALPFPVLEGQSVGIIPPGTDADGNAHLPRLYSISSPRDGERPGYHNISLTVKREEHGLASNFLCDLEIGASVDVTGPFGATFLLPSIPDAHLLLICTGTGSAPMRAFTMQRQRSGATGGMTMFFGARTPESLPYFGPLKKIPDSLLKKNLVFSRMPDQDKEYVQDRMIAEQDSIAEILQDGKTHIYICGLRGMEEGVELALTSIAESMGQQWTALRDAMREDGRYHVETY; encoded by the coding sequence ATGAACAAACCTGTCAAACAGCATCTGATTGATCCCGAGATTTGCATCCGGTGTTACACCTGTGAAATGACCTGCCCCATTGGCGCGATTGAACATGATGACAACAATGTCGTGGTGAACGCTGATATCTGCAATTTCTGTATGGACTGCATTCCGGTCTGCCCGACCGGTTCCATCGACGAATGGCGCGTAGTGGCAGAGCCTTATACGCTGGAGCAGCAATACGAGATGGAAGAGCTGCCCGAGCAGGAAGACATCGAGGTTGCGCCCGAAAACGACGTGGCAGACCCGATCGCCGCCTTGCTGGACGAAGCGCATAAAGGCGCGGGGGGCAAAGCACGTGCGCCTGCCTCAGCCGGTAAACCTGCGATCAACATGTATAATCTGGGCAAGCCTGCGCGCATGAAGGTGCAGGGCAACTATCGCCTGACGGATGATCCTGATCACGACGTGCGCCACATTATTCTTGACCCCGGTGCGCTGCCGTTTCCGGTGCTCGAAGGGCAATCCGTCGGGATCATCCCGCCCGGCACTGATGCCGATGGCAATGCCCATCTGCCGCGGCTCTATTCCATCTCAAGCCCGCGAGATGGCGAGCGCCCCGGATATCACAACATTTCGCTGACGGTGAAACGGGAAGAACACGGGCTTGCCTCGAACTTTCTGTGTGATCTGGAAATCGGGGCGAGCGTCGACGTTACCGGCCCGTTTGGCGCGACCTTCCTGCTGCCCTCGATCCCTGACGCGCATCTTTTGTTGATCTGTACCGGCACCGGATCGGCGCCTATGCGGGCCTTTACCATGCAACGCCAGCGTAGTGGCGCGACGGGTGGCATGACCATGTTCTTTGGCGCACGCACGCCTGAAAGCCTGCCCTATTTCGGGCCGCTCAAGAAGATTCCCGACAGCTTGCTGAAGAAAAATCTAGTCTTCAGCCGGATGCCGGATCAGGACAAGGAATATGTGCAAGACCGCATGATCGCCGAACAGGACAGCATCGCGGAGATCCTGCAAGACGGGAAAACCCATATCTACATCTGCGGTTTGCGCGGGATGGAAGAGGGGGTGGAGCTTGCTCTGACCTCGATCGCGGAAAGCATGGGGCAGCAATGGACCGCCCTGCGCGACGCCATGCGTGAAGACGGCCGTTACCATGTGGAGACCTATTGA
- a CDS encoding acyl-CoA thioesterase — translation MSAPFIHPINVTWGDCDPARIAYTARLPYFALDAINAWWEKHFDGEGWFQMEVDRNVGTPFVRMELNFRSPVTPRHTLMCDTFPTKLGNKSITFAVNASQNDVLCFEGSFTCVFTIADQFKSQSAPDYMRRVIEPLIRAE, via the coding sequence ATGAGCGCGCCGTTTATCCATCCGATCAATGTGACATGGGGCGATTGCGACCCTGCGCGCATCGCCTATACGGCACGGTTGCCGTATTTCGCACTGGATGCCATCAACGCGTGGTGGGAAAAACACTTTGACGGCGAAGGATGGTTCCAGATGGAGGTCGACCGCAACGTCGGCACACCCTTTGTGCGGATGGAGCTGAATTTTCGCAGCCCCGTGACCCCGCGCCACACTTTGATGTGCGATACCTTCCCGACCAAGCTGGGAAACAAGTCGATCACCTTTGCGGTCAATGCGTCGCAAAACGATGTGTTGTGTTTCGAGGGCAGTTTTACTTGCGTCTTCACCATCGCCGACCAGTTCAAAAGCCAAAGTGCGCCGGACTACATGCGCCGCGTGATCGAGCCGCTGATCCGTGCGGAATAA
- a CDS encoding helix-turn-helix transcriptional regulator yields MSQPVGKVVQTPAPEPLDAGAKLIQTLAGKVATLRKQRGLSRRVLSEMSGVSPRYLAQLEAGEGNISVLLLQRVASALDVRIEALLTEQTPLDHDVLRVAALYHQAPEEVQQQVCSMLAPQNPRLLRAGRICLIGLRGAGKSTLGARAGEALGIPFVELNREIEEAADMPLAEVMAFYGEVGYRKLEAEALERVSARHDRMVLAVAGGIVTEEDTFAHLLERFHTVWIRTSPAEHMQRVRGQGDHRPMQGNPAAMAHLKDLLQARTPLYARADAQVDTANRTVGSSLNTLLAAVAKHQFLETGR; encoded by the coding sequence ATGAGCCAGCCGGTTGGCAAAGTGGTGCAAACGCCAGCGCCCGAGCCGTTGGACGCAGGAGCGAAACTGATCCAGACATTGGCAGGAAAGGTTGCGACCCTGCGCAAGCAGCGCGGGTTGTCACGGCGTGTGCTGTCCGAAATGTCGGGGGTATCACCGCGCTATCTGGCGCAGCTTGAAGCGGGCGAAGGCAATATTTCGGTGCTCTTGCTGCAACGTGTGGCAAGCGCGCTCGATGTACGCATCGAGGCGCTGCTGACTGAACAGACCCCACTCGATCATGACGTCTTGCGGGTCGCGGCCCTATATCATCAGGCACCCGAAGAGGTTCAGCAACAGGTGTGCAGCATGTTGGCCCCGCAAAACCCGCGCCTTCTGCGGGCGGGCCGCATTTGTTTGATCGGGTTGCGCGGGGCGGGCAAATCTACGCTCGGCGCACGGGCTGGGGAGGCGCTGGGCATCCCGTTTGTCGAATTGAACCGCGAGATCGAAGAGGCGGCAGATATGCCATTGGCCGAGGTGATGGCGTTTTATGGTGAGGTCGGATACCGCAAGCTGGAGGCCGAGGCGCTGGAGCGGGTCAGTGCACGCCATGACCGGATGGTTTTGGCCGTCGCAGGCGGGATCGTCACAGAAGAGGACACCTTTGCCCATCTGCTGGAGCGGTTCCACACCGTCTGGATCAGGACCAGCCCTGCCGAGCATATGCAACGTGTGCGCGGGCAGGGCGATCATCGCCCGATGCAGGGTAACCCTGCCGCGATGGCGCATCTCAAGGATCTGTTGCAGGCGCGCACGCCCCTTTATGCCCGCGCTGACGCACAGGTCGATACGGCCAACCGGACAGTGGGGTCGTCGCTGAACACTTTGTTGGCGGCGGTCGCAAAACACCAGTTTCTAGAAACCGGTCGATGA
- a CDS encoding 3-hydroxyacyl-CoA dehydrogenase family protein gives MTAAKAEQAVQDAFWQAGEHLLFHHTNPWELDEALCAWGYGMGPCEAQDLLGLEKVLARDPERAVPILPRMVAEGRMGKRGGVGYYRYPGGGGAVIDPLIEDLILEEAWFGKITRSELSDEALVAAMNDAVKPVCLALRGSGTSRNAVMQLLHRAVHYPLGRVPDWL, from the coding sequence ATGACAGCAGCAAAGGCCGAACAGGCCGTGCAAGATGCGTTCTGGCAGGCGGGCGAGCATCTTTTGTTTCATCATACAAACCCTTGGGAGCTGGACGAAGCGCTGTGCGCTTGGGGCTATGGTATGGGGCCTTGCGAGGCGCAGGATCTACTGGGGTTGGAAAAGGTTTTGGCGCGGGACCCTGAAAGGGCCGTGCCGATCCTGCCGCGCATGGTGGCCGAGGGACGGATGGGCAAGCGCGGCGGCGTGGGCTATTACCGTTACCCCGGTGGGGGCGGTGCCGTCATTGATCCGCTGATCGAGGATCTGATCCTAGAAGAAGCGTGGTTCGGCAAGATCACGCGATCCGAGTTGTCTGACGAGGCGTTGGTGGCCGCGATGAATGATGCGGTAAAGCCGGTTTGTCTGGCCCTGCGCGGCAGCGGCACCAGCCGAAACGCGGTGATGCAGCTTTTGCACCGTGCCGTCCACTATCCGCTTGGCCGCGTACCCGACTGGCTTTGA
- a CDS encoding ABC transporter substrate-binding protein → MSFLTRNGNPLPQSVLDSAQAAKKDPVNRREFLALASAFGATTATAYAMIGMPAPAQAAGHKEGGTVRMQQEVRALKDPRTYDWSQIANFSRGWLEYLAIWENDGTFTPALLESWEINDDATEYTLNVRKGVKWNNGDDFTAEDVVRNIKGWCDKSLEGNSMAGRFATLIDEATGQAIEGAITATDSHTVSLKLPVSDITLIPGMADYPAAITHSSFDADKMLENPIGTGAYLPESLEVGVKGVLVKNPDHTWWGTEVYGGPYIDRLEYIDYGTDPSAWIAAAEAEEVDAFYSMEGEYIDIMSTLDGWVENSIATAATIVIRPNQLAEVDGKKPYEDKRVRQAIAMAVDNEVLLELGYAGRGLVADNHHVGPMHPEFAEIPARKIDPAAAKALMDEAGMADYEHELFSIDDAWRKDTTDAVAAQLRDAGIKVKRTILPGSTFWNDWTKYPFSSTNWNARPLGVQIWALAYRSGEAWNEFGWANAEFDALLKEALATADVEKRREIMAKGEAMIQDEGVTIQPYWRSLYNHTKEGLVGAGHHIGFEYHPARMAWT, encoded by the coding sequence ATGAGTTTTTTGACACGTAACGGGAACCCTTTGCCGCAATCCGTTCTGGATTCTGCACAGGCCGCCAAAAAAGATCCGGTCAACCGCCGCGAATTTCTGGCCCTTGCCAGCGCCTTTGGTGCGACAACGGCAACCGCCTATGCGATGATCGGCATGCCCGCTCCTGCACAGGCCGCAGGCCATAAGGAAGGCGGCACCGTGCGCATGCAGCAAGAAGTGCGCGCCTTGAAAGATCCGCGTACCTATGACTGGTCGCAGATCGCCAACTTTTCCCGCGGCTGGCTCGAGTATCTCGCCATCTGGGAAAACGACGGTACCTTTACCCCTGCCCTGCTTGAAAGCTGGGAAATCAACGACGATGCCACCGAATACACATTGAACGTGCGCAAGGGCGTCAAATGGAACAATGGCGACGACTTTACCGCCGAAGATGTTGTGCGCAACATCAAGGGCTGGTGCGACAAGTCGCTTGAGGGCAACTCGATGGCGGGCCGCTTTGCCACGCTGATCGACGAAGCCACAGGTCAGGCGATCGAAGGCGCGATTACCGCAACTGACAGCCACACCGTATCGCTAAAACTGCCGGTGTCAGACATCACATTGATTCCGGGTATGGCCGATTACCCTGCCGCGATCACGCACAGTTCTTTTGATGCTGACAAGATGTTGGAAAACCCGATCGGCACGGGCGCTTACCTGCCGGAGTCACTGGAAGTTGGTGTAAAAGGTGTGCTGGTCAAGAACCCTGACCACACATGGTGGGGGACCGAAGTATACGGCGGACCCTACATCGACCGTCTGGAGTACATCGACTACGGCACAGACCCTTCCGCATGGATTGCCGCCGCCGAAGCCGAAGAAGTCGACGCATTCTATTCCATGGAAGGTGAATACATCGACATCATGTCCACGCTGGACGGCTGGGTCGAAAACTCCATCGCGACGGCTGCAACCATCGTGATCCGCCCCAACCAGCTGGCCGAAGTTGACGGCAAAAAGCCATATGAGGACAAGCGCGTCCGTCAGGCCATCGCAATGGCCGTCGACAACGAAGTGCTGCTTGAACTCGGCTATGCCGGTCGCGGCCTTGTGGCCGATAACCACCACGTCGGCCCGATGCACCCCGAGTTCGCGGAAATCCCTGCCCGCAAGATTGACCCCGCAGCGGCTAAGGCCCTGATGGACGAAGCGGGCATGGCCGATTACGAGCACGAATTGTTCTCGATCGACGATGCATGGCGTAAGGACACCACCGACGCGGTCGCGGCGCAACTGCGCGACGCAGGCATCAAGGTCAAACGGACAATCCTGCCCGGTTCTACCTTCTGGAACGACTGGACAAAATACCCGTTCTCCTCGACCAACTGGAACGCGCGTCCACTGGGTGTCCAGATCTGGGCATTGGCCTATCGCTCGGGTGAGGCTTGGAATGAATTCGGTTGGGCAAATGCCGAATTTGACGCCCTGCTGAAAGAAGCCTTGGCCACTGCCGACGTCGAAAAACGTCGCGAGATCATGGCAAAGGGTGAAGCGATGATTCAGGACGAAGGCGTGACGATCCAGCCATACTGGCGGTCGCTGTATAACCACACCAAAGAAGGTCTGGTTGGCGCGGGTCACCACATCGGCTTTGAATACCATCCTGCGCGGATGGCCTGGACCTAA
- a CDS encoding MBL fold metallo-hydrolase: protein MAKAFASQGDMSEKKITFDEVGRDLWAFTAEGDPNSGVIIGDDSVMIVEAQATPRLAGKVIEKVREVTDKPITHLVLTHYHAVRVLGASAYGADQIIMSDVARGMVEERGQEDWDSEFQRFPRLFEGHESIPGLTYPTTTFSDSMTVYLGKRRVDIKHIGRAHTAGDAVIHVPDENVMFTGDIVEDHSACYCGDGYFGDWGGTLDRIMAYDVDAIAPGRGGALIGKDAVARAIDSTRDFVNSTYAPAARVAARGGSLKEAWDAVRAECDPKFKDYAIYEHCLPFNVARAYDEARGIAHPRIWTDKRDLEMWADLQG from the coding sequence ATGGCAAAAGCATTCGCATCCCAAGGCGACATGTCCGAGAAAAAGATCACCTTTGATGAGGTGGGCCGCGACCTTTGGGCCTTTACGGCGGAGGGTGACCCGAACTCCGGCGTCATCATTGGTGACGACAGCGTGATGATCGTCGAAGCGCAGGCGACCCCGCGTCTTGCCGGCAAGGTCATCGAAAAGGTCCGCGAAGTGACGGACAAGCCGATCACCCACCTGGTGCTGACCCACTATCACGCGGTGCGGGTGCTGGGGGCCTCTGCTTACGGTGCCGATCAGATCATCATGTCTGATGTTGCGCGCGGCATGGTCGAAGAACGTGGGCAGGAAGACTGGGACAGTGAATTCCAGCGGTTTCCGCGCCTTTTCGAGGGTCATGAATCCATCCCCGGCCTGACCTATCCCACCACGACCTTCAGCGATTCAATGACTGTCTATCTGGGTAAACGCCGCGTCGATATCAAACACATCGGCCGCGCCCACACAGCTGGCGACGCCGTGATACACGTGCCAGACGAGAACGTAATGTTCACCGGTGACATCGTCGAAGACCACTCCGCCTGCTATTGCGGTGACGGGTATTTCGGCGATTGGGGCGGCACGCTAGACAGGATCATGGCCTATGATGTCGACGCGATTGCGCCCGGTCGCGGCGGTGCCCTGATCGGCAAGGACGCTGTTGCCCGCGCCATCGACTCCACCCGTGATTTCGTAAATAGCACCTATGCGCCCGCTGCCCGCGTGGCGGCACGGGGTGGGTCGCTCAAGGAAGCATGGGATGCCGTGCGCGCCGAATGTGACCCCAAGTTCAAAGATTATGCCATCTATGAACACTGCCTGCCCTTCAACGTTGCCCGCGCCTATGATGAAGCACGCGGCATCGCACATCCCCGCATCTGGACCGACAAGCGCGATCTGGAAATGTGGGCGGATCTGCAGGGCTAA
- the fahA gene encoding fumarylacetoacetase encodes MTLMTSWVESANSADTDFPLNNLPYGVFSTNSLEARCGVAIGDMILDMAALEEEGIVTLADEAVFDVPYWNDVMELGPDAWATLRDRLTEMLTTDSAEQAKIAPHLVPPSDVILHMPMVVSEYTDFYAGRHHATNVGTMFRGAENALPPNWLHIPIGYNGRASTVVPSGTDIIRPNGQLKAPDADTPSFGPCQRLDIELEMGAIVGTSTDMGQPIGVAEADDMIFGYVILNDWSARDIQAWEYQPLGPFQAKAFATSISPWIVTKAALEPFRTSTPPRDFELLPYLQEPGPMLYDIDLSVIIEPEGGAQEVIARTNYNEMYYSAAQQLAHHASSGCAMNSGDLLGSGTISGKEKSERGSLLELSWGGKEPITLADGSTRSFLNDGDTMILTGHAQGDGYRIGFGACTGKIAPAVKFP; translated from the coding sequence ATGACATTGATGACCTCTTGGGTAGAAAGCGCCAATAGCGCCGACACCGATTTCCCGCTCAACAACCTGCCCTATGGTGTGTTCTCGACCAACAGTCTCGAGGCGCGCTGTGGTGTGGCCATCGGCGATATGATCCTTGATATGGCCGCGCTGGAAGAAGAGGGCATTGTGACGCTGGCGGACGAAGCCGTGTTTGACGTGCCCTATTGGAACGACGTGATGGAACTGGGGCCGGACGCATGGGCCACCCTACGCGACCGCCTGACCGAGATGCTGACCACTGATTCTGCAGAACAGGCCAAGATCGCGCCCCATCTGGTGCCCCCGTCCGATGTGATCCTGCACATGCCGATGGTTGTTTCCGAATACACCGATTTCTATGCCGGTCGGCATCACGCCACAAATGTTGGCACGATGTTTCGCGGGGCCGAAAACGCGCTGCCGCCAAACTGGTTGCACATTCCCATCGGTTATAACGGGCGTGCCTCAACGGTGGTGCCATCGGGCACCGACATCATCCGCCCCAACGGCCAGTTGAAAGCGCCTGACGCGGACACACCGTCTTTTGGACCCTGCCAGCGTCTTGATATCGAACTGGAAATGGGGGCGATTGTCGGCACCTCTACCGACATGGGCCAACCCATCGGCGTGGCCGAAGCGGATGACATGATCTTTGGGTATGTGATCCTGAACGACTGGTCCGCCCGTGACATTCAGGCATGGGAATACCAGCCGCTCGGCCCCTTTCAGGCCAAGGCTTTCGCCACGTCGATCAGCCCTTGGATCGTCACCAAAGCCGCGCTGGAACCCTTCCGCACCTCCACGCCACCGCGCGACTTTGAACTTCTGCCGTATCTGCAAGAACCCGGCCCCATGCTCTATGACATCGACCTTAGCGTCATCATCGAACCTGAAGGCGGCGCACAGGAAGTTATCGCACGCACCAATTACAACGAGATGTATTATTCCGCGGCCCAGCAACTCGCGCATCACGCCTCTTCGGGCTGTGCGATGAACTCCGGCGATCTGCTGGGGTCGGGCACCATTTCGGGCAAAGAAAAATCCGAACGCGGCAGCCTGCTCGAACTCAGCTGGGGCGGTAAGGAGCCGATCACGCTGGCGGACGGCAGCACCCGCAGCTTCCTGAATGACGGGGATACGATGATTCTGACGGGCCACGCACAGGGCGACGGATATCGCATCGGCTTTGGTGCCTGCACCGGCAAAATCGCACCCGCCGTTAAGTTCCCCTGA